One Pomacea canaliculata isolate SZHN2017 linkage group LG9, ASM307304v1, whole genome shotgun sequence DNA segment encodes these proteins:
- the LOC112572319 gene encoding rab GDP dissociation inhibitor alpha-like, translating into MDEKYDAIVLGTGLKECILSGMLSVTGKKVLHMDRNPYYGGESASLTPLDLVFKHFGKEPPKGDDVYGRGRDWNVDIIPKFLMANGQLVQLLISTGVTRYLEFKSVEGSYVYKRDGKIHKVPADEKEALASSLMGMFEKRRFRKFLQFVQEFDENDPAKWQGVDPNAMPAYKLYEKFSLDENTQDVTGHALALYLNDKYMNNPCKELISRCKLYSDSLSRYGKSPYLYPLYGLGELPQGFARLSAIYGGTYMLDKPNLKIRYDEQGKVVGVEDDKGDMARCDVLVCDPTYVPEKCKSIGKVVRAICILDHPIPNTKDAPSVQIIIPQNQVNRKDDIYVCVVSNTHQVCPKGFYLAIVSTTVETSSPEQELKPGLDLLGPILEKFVSVSDLYEPDDDGKESRVFITKSYDATTHFETTCIDVLQTYRRITGENFDPSKIQRQSEDGCQQEQQEQ; encoded by the exons ATGGATGAAAAATATGACGCCATCGTCCTCGGGACTGGATTAAAG gAATGTATTCTTAGTGGCATGCTGTCTGTCACTGGAAAGAAGGTCTTGCATATGGACAGAAACCCATATTATGGTGGCGAAAGTGCATCCTTGACACCCTTAGACTTG gtttttaaacattttggaAAAGAGCCACCCAAGGGGGATGATGTATATGGACGTGGACGAGACTGGAATGTTGACATAATTCCCAAGTTTTTGATGGCCAATG GGCAATTGGTGCAATTGTTGATCTCCACGGGTGTGACTCGCTACCTGGAGTTCAAGTCTGTTGAAGGCAGTTACGTCTATAAAAGAGATGGAAAAATCCACAAGGTCCCAGCTGATGAAAAAGAGGCTCTGGCATCAT CTTTGATGGGAATGTTTGAGAAGAGGCGCTTTCGAAAGTTCCTGCAGTTTGTACAGGAATTTGATGAAAATGACCCAGCCAAATGGCAGGGTGTTGACCCTAATGCTATGCCTGCTTATAAACTGTATGAAAAGTTTTCATTGGATGAAAACACACAGGATGTCACTGGCCATGCCCTTGCTTTGTACCTGAATGATAA GTATATGAACAACCCTTGTAAGGAGCTGATCAGCAGGTGCAAGCTTTACAGTGACTCCCTTAGTCGCTATGGTAAATCTCCATACCTTTATCCTTTATACGGGCTTGGTGAGCTGCCACAAGGTTTTGCAAG GCTGAGTGCAATCTACGGGGGAACTTACATGCTGGATAAGCCCAACTTAAAGATTAGATATGATGAACAAGGAAAGGTGGTTGGAGTGGAGGATGATAAAGGTGATATGGCCAGATGTGATGTACTTGTGTGTGACCCTACATATGTGCCAGAGAAGTGCAAAAGCATTGGAAAA GTGGTGCGTGCCATTTGCATCTTGGACCACCCAATTCCAAACACAAAGGATGCACCGTCTGTGCAAATTATCATTCCTCAGAACCAAGTTAATAGAAAGGATG acatctatgtgtgtgtggtctcaAATACACACCAAGTTTGTCCTAAAGGCTTCTACCTTGCAATTGTAAGCACAACTGTGGAAACAAGCAGCCCTGAACAAGAACTCAAACCAGGTCTTGATTTACTGGGACCAATCTTGGAGAA atttgtgagtgtgtctgaCCTTTACGAacctgatgatgatggaaaggAGAGCAGA GTCTTTATTACGAAGTCATATGATGCTACTACACACTTTGAAACCACGTGTATTGACGTTCTTCAGACCTATCGCCGGATAACTGGTGAAAACTTTGACCCATCAAAAATCCAGAGGCAGTCAGAAGATGGTTGCCAACAGGAGCAACAGGAGCAGTAG